The following proteins are co-located in the Synchiropus splendidus isolate RoL2022-P1 chromosome 14, RoL_Sspl_1.0, whole genome shotgun sequence genome:
- the ehf gene encoding ETS homologous factor isoform X3 has protein sequence MITLSSPAGLQSTPLPPYADQLYPLSDSMDFTLSSVKDEVSTIWTPKIPNVDGVSPDCSPWPPLREPQVWTKAQVWQWLQQVTDQHHIDSASFPFLNFDVDGRQLCNMSYQDFILAAGSIGHILFYSIADLKWSGVTETGPYLGKCSDLSFACNSRERGHCHAECPDIRFPIEGAGTGITKTDVCSAPHELLTPEKKRSRNVSHPSRKNRSPRGAHLWEFIRDILLNRECNPGLIRWEDRTAGVFRLLKSEAVAQLWGKKKNNCRMNYEKLSRAMRYYYKRGILERVDGQRLVYKFGINAEGWKESPK, from the exons ATGATAACTCTTTCAAGCCCAGCAGGACTTCAATCCACTCCTCTG CCCCCGTATGCCGATCAACTATATCCTCTGAGTGACAGCATGGACTTCACATTATCTTCTGTAAAAGATGAGGTGAGCACCATATGGACCCCCAAGATCCCCAATGTTGATG GGGTGAGTCCGGACTGTTCTCCGTGGCCTCCTCTGAGAGAGCCTCAGGTCTGGACCAAAGCTCAGGTGTGGCAGTGGCTGCAGCAGGTCACGGACCAACACCACATCGACAGCGCCAGCTTCCCCTTCCTGAACTTTGACGTGGACGGCCGTCAGCTTTGCAACATGAGCTACCAGGATTTCATCCTTGCCGCTGGAAGCATCGGGCACATCCTCTTCTACAGCATCGCTGACCTCAAATGGAGTGGTGTGACGGAAA CAGGACCATATCTTGGGAAGTGCTCTGACCTCAGTTTTGCCTGCAATAGTCGCGAGAGAG GCCACTGTCATGCAGAGTGTCCAGATATTAGGTTTCCAATTGAAGGTGCAGGAACAGGTATCACCAAGACAGATGTTTGCAGTGCTCCTCATGAACTGCTGACACCAG AGAAAAAAAGATCAAGAAATGTGTCCCATCCCAGTCGTAAAAATCGCA GTCCAAGGGGTGCCCACCTGTGGGAGTTCATCCGAGACATTCTTCTCAACCGCGAGTGTAACCCGGGATTAATTCGATGGGAAGATCGGACAGCAGGAGTTTTCCGCCTTCTCAAATCCGAGGCTGTTGCACAGCTGTGGGGCAAGAAGAAGAATAACTGTCGCATGAACTATGAGAAGCTCAGTCGAGCAATGAG ataTTACTACAAGAGAGGCATCCTGGAGCGAGTCGATGGACAAAGACTGGTTTACAAATTTGGCATCAATGcggaaggatggaaggagtcgccgaagtga
- the ehf gene encoding ETS homologous factor isoform X1 gives MITLSSPAGLQSTPLPPYADQLYPLSDSMDFTLSSVKDEVSTIWTPKIPNVDGVSPDCSPWPPLREPQVWTKAQVWQWLQQVTDQHHIDSASFPFLNFDVDGRQLCNMSYQDFILAAGSIGHILFYSIADLKWSGVTETGPYLGKCSDLSFACNSRERGHCHAECPDIRFPIEGAGTGITKTDVCSAPHELLTPGISAYSLLPEKKRSRNVSHPSRKNRSPRGAHLWEFIRDILLNRECNPGLIRWEDRTAGVFRLLKSEAVAQLWGKKKNNCRMNYEKLSRAMRYYYKRGILERVDGQRLVYKFGINAEGWKESPK, from the exons ATGATAACTCTTTCAAGCCCAGCAGGACTTCAATCCACTCCTCTG CCCCCGTATGCCGATCAACTATATCCTCTGAGTGACAGCATGGACTTCACATTATCTTCTGTAAAAGATGAGGTGAGCACCATATGGACCCCCAAGATCCCCAATGTTGATG GGGTGAGTCCGGACTGTTCTCCGTGGCCTCCTCTGAGAGAGCCTCAGGTCTGGACCAAAGCTCAGGTGTGGCAGTGGCTGCAGCAGGTCACGGACCAACACCACATCGACAGCGCCAGCTTCCCCTTCCTGAACTTTGACGTGGACGGCCGTCAGCTTTGCAACATGAGCTACCAGGATTTCATCCTTGCCGCTGGAAGCATCGGGCACATCCTCTTCTACAGCATCGCTGACCTCAAATGGAGTGGTGTGACGGAAA CAGGACCATATCTTGGGAAGTGCTCTGACCTCAGTTTTGCCTGCAATAGTCGCGAGAGAG GCCACTGTCATGCAGAGTGTCCAGATATTAGGTTTCCAATTGAAGGTGCAGGAACAGGTATCACCAAGACAGATGTTTGCAGTGCTCCTCATGAACTGCTGACACCAGGTATATCAGCCTATTCCTTACTTCCtg AGAAAAAAAGATCAAGAAATGTGTCCCATCCCAGTCGTAAAAATCGCA GTCCAAGGGGTGCCCACCTGTGGGAGTTCATCCGAGACATTCTTCTCAACCGCGAGTGTAACCCGGGATTAATTCGATGGGAAGATCGGACAGCAGGAGTTTTCCGCCTTCTCAAATCCGAGGCTGTTGCACAGCTGTGGGGCAAGAAGAAGAATAACTGTCGCATGAACTATGAGAAGCTCAGTCGAGCAATGAG ataTTACTACAAGAGAGGCATCCTGGAGCGAGTCGATGGACAAAGACTGGTTTACAAATTTGGCATCAATGcggaaggatggaaggagtcgccgaagtga
- the ehf gene encoding ETS homologous factor isoform X2 gives MITLSSPAGLQSTPLPPYADQLYPLSDSMDFTLSSVKDEVSTIWTPKIPNVDGVSPDCSPWPPLREPQVWTKAQVWQWLQQVTDQHHIDSASFPFLNFDVDGRQLCNMSYQDFILAAGSIGHILFYSIADLKWSGVTERPYLGKCSDLSFACNSRERGHCHAECPDIRFPIEGAGTGITKTDVCSAPHELLTPGISAYSLLPEKKRSRNVSHPSRKNRSPRGAHLWEFIRDILLNRECNPGLIRWEDRTAGVFRLLKSEAVAQLWGKKKNNCRMNYEKLSRAMRYYYKRGILERVDGQRLVYKFGINAEGWKESPK, from the exons ATGATAACTCTTTCAAGCCCAGCAGGACTTCAATCCACTCCTCTG CCCCCGTATGCCGATCAACTATATCCTCTGAGTGACAGCATGGACTTCACATTATCTTCTGTAAAAGATGAGGTGAGCACCATATGGACCCCCAAGATCCCCAATGTTGATG GGGTGAGTCCGGACTGTTCTCCGTGGCCTCCTCTGAGAGAGCCTCAGGTCTGGACCAAAGCTCAGGTGTGGCAGTGGCTGCAGCAGGTCACGGACCAACACCACATCGACAGCGCCAGCTTCCCCTTCCTGAACTTTGACGTGGACGGCCGTCAGCTTTGCAACATGAGCTACCAGGATTTCATCCTTGCCGCTGGAAGCATCGGGCACATCCTCTTCTACAGCATCGCTGACCTCAAATGGAGTGGTGTGACGGAAA GACCATATCTTGGGAAGTGCTCTGACCTCAGTTTTGCCTGCAATAGTCGCGAGAGAG GCCACTGTCATGCAGAGTGTCCAGATATTAGGTTTCCAATTGAAGGTGCAGGAACAGGTATCACCAAGACAGATGTTTGCAGTGCTCCTCATGAACTGCTGACACCAGGTATATCAGCCTATTCCTTACTTCCtg AGAAAAAAAGATCAAGAAATGTGTCCCATCCCAGTCGTAAAAATCGCA GTCCAAGGGGTGCCCACCTGTGGGAGTTCATCCGAGACATTCTTCTCAACCGCGAGTGTAACCCGGGATTAATTCGATGGGAAGATCGGACAGCAGGAGTTTTCCGCCTTCTCAAATCCGAGGCTGTTGCACAGCTGTGGGGCAAGAAGAAGAATAACTGTCGCATGAACTATGAGAAGCTCAGTCGAGCAATGAG ataTTACTACAAGAGAGGCATCCTGGAGCGAGTCGATGGACAAAGACTGGTTTACAAATTTGGCATCAATGcggaaggatggaaggagtcgccgaagtga